One Methylocapsa sp. D3K7 DNA window includes the following coding sequences:
- a CDS encoding DUF3891 family protein, producing the protein MLLRTDGLDVIAIPQPSHAWLSGQLARAWGNDRFAAPVPNEDVCLAAELHDIGWLAWEEAPVLEAGSGLPMPFSKVPPQTHIGLWREGVRRARTFGRYPALLVTLHADTIYARYFDVAKASPEDAEAVRAFLDDQHDVQARLAASLRADPEYGEQASPENITRNQRLIAALDWMSLAICWGVESDQKIPDVPTEGEGKTELSLRFRDRQNLILEPWPFHQTSIAVRAEGKRLRGRFSTQKELQQALNEAEPVRVTAVLHRA; encoded by the coding sequence ATGCTACTGCGCACGGACGGCCTCGATGTGATCGCCATTCCACAGCCGAGCCATGCTTGGCTCTCCGGGCAGTTGGCGCGCGCGTGGGGCAATGACCGATTTGCCGCGCCGGTGCCGAACGAGGACGTTTGCCTCGCCGCCGAGTTGCATGACATTGGCTGGCTCGCCTGGGAGGAAGCCCCCGTGCTCGAAGCCGGTTCAGGGTTGCCAATGCCGTTTTCCAAGGTCCCGCCGCAAACCCATATCGGTCTGTGGCGGGAGGGAGTACGGCGGGCGAGAACTTTCGGCCGCTATCCGGCGCTTTTGGTCACGCTTCACGCCGATACGATCTACGCACGGTATTTCGATGTCGCAAAGGCTAGCCCTGAGGATGCGGAAGCGGTTCGCGCTTTTCTTGACGACCAACACGATGTGCAGGCGCGGCTTGCGGCCTCGCTGCGTGCCGATCCTGAATATGGAGAGCAGGCGTCGCCGGAAAACATCACGCGCAATCAGCGCCTGATCGCGGCGCTAGACTGGATGTCTCTCGCGATCTGCTGGGGCGTTGAATCGGACCAAAAGATCCCGGACGTGCCAACGGAAGGGGAAGGTAAGACCGAGCTGAGCCTTCGCTTTCGGGATCGTCAAAATTTGATTTTGGAACCTTGGCCATTCCACCAGACGAGCATCGCGGTCCGCGCCGAGGGCAAGCGCTTACGCGGCCGATTTTCGACCCAAAAAGAGCTTCAGCAGGCGCTGAACGAGGCAGAACCGGTGCGGGTGACCGCCGTGCTGCACCGGGCATGA
- the atpD gene encoding F0F1 ATP synthase subunit beta codes for MADAASNLPTGHVTQVIGAVVDVKFDGHLPQILNALETDNHGNRLVLEVAQHLGENSVRCIAMDVSEGLTRGQKVTDTGAPIMVPVGDECLGRIINVIGEPVDELGPVGASSKRAIHQLAPSYAEQSTEAQILVTGIKVVDLLAPYSRGGKVGLFGGAGVGKTVLIMELINNIAKAHGGYSVFAGVGERTREGNDLYHEMIESKVNVDPHEHGGSAKGSKCALVYGQMNEPPGARARVALTGLTVAEDFRDKGQDVLFFIDNIFRFTQAGSEVSALLGRIPSAVGYQPTLATDMGDLQERITTTTKGSITSVQAIYVPADDLTDPAPATSFAHLDATTVLSRAIAEKGIYPAVDPLDSTSRMLSPLVVGEEHYTVARQVQQLLQRYKALQDIIAILGMDELSEEDKLTVFRARKIERFLSQPFHVAEVFTGSPGKLVSLADTIKGFKGLVAGDYDHLPEAAFYMVGSIEEAIEKAQKLAAEAA; via the coding sequence ATGGCTGATGCCGCATCCAATTTGCCCACGGGCCACGTCACGCAGGTCATCGGCGCGGTCGTCGACGTAAAATTCGACGGGCACCTGCCGCAAATCCTCAACGCGCTCGAAACCGACAACCACGGCAACCGCCTGGTCCTCGAAGTCGCGCAGCATCTGGGTGAAAATTCGGTGCGCTGCATCGCGATGGATGTTTCGGAGGGGCTTACCCGTGGCCAGAAGGTCACCGATACCGGCGCCCCCATCATGGTGCCGGTCGGCGACGAATGCCTCGGCCGCATCATCAACGTCATTGGTGAGCCGGTGGATGAATTGGGTCCGGTCGGAGCGTCGAGCAAGCGGGCAATTCATCAGCTCGCGCCCTCCTATGCCGAACAATCGACCGAGGCGCAGATCCTAGTGACCGGCATCAAGGTCGTCGATCTTCTGGCGCCTTACTCACGCGGCGGCAAGGTTGGCCTCTTCGGCGGCGCCGGCGTCGGCAAGACCGTGTTGATCATGGAACTCATCAACAATATCGCCAAGGCGCATGGCGGCTATTCGGTTTTCGCCGGGGTGGGCGAGCGAACCCGCGAGGGCAACGACCTTTATCACGAGATGATCGAGTCCAAGGTGAATGTCGATCCGCATGAGCATGGCGGCTCCGCCAAGGGCTCGAAATGCGCGCTTGTGTATGGCCAGATGAACGAGCCGCCAGGCGCCCGTGCCCGCGTCGCGCTGACCGGCCTGACCGTCGCCGAGGATTTCCGCGACAAGGGCCAGGATGTGTTGTTCTTCATCGACAATATTTTCCGTTTCACCCAGGCGGGCTCGGAAGTGTCGGCGCTGCTCGGCCGCATCCCTTCGGCGGTCGGCTATCAGCCGACCCTCGCCACCGACATGGGCGATTTGCAGGAGCGGATCACCACCACCACCAAGGGGTCGATCACTTCGGTGCAAGCCATCTATGTGCCCGCCGACGATTTGACCGATCCGGCGCCGGCGACCTCCTTCGCGCATCTCGACGCGACGACCGTTTTGTCGCGCGCCATCGCCGAGAAGGGCATTTATCCGGCTGTCGATCCGCTCGACTCGACATCGCGCATGTTGTCGCCGCTGGTTGTTGGCGAGGAGCATTATACCGTCGCCCGCCAGGTTCAGCAGCTTTTGCAGCGCTATAAGGCATTGCAGGATATTATCGCCATTCTGGGCATGGACGAGCTTTCCGAGGAAGACAAACTCACGGTGTTCCGGGCGCGGAAAATCGAGCGCTTCCTGTCGCAGCCCTTCCATGTCGCCGAAGTTTTCACCGGCTCGCCTGGCAAGCTCGTTTCGCTCGCCGACACGATCAAGGGATTTAAGGGGCTCGTTGCCGGCGATTATGATCATCTGCCCGAGGCGGCGTTCTACATGGTGGGATCCATCGAGGAAGCCATTGAGAAGGCGCAAAAGCTCGCCGCCGAGGCAGCCTAA
- a CDS encoding cupredoxin family copper-binding protein, whose protein sequence is MLSLSTGLASGACRLSCTLAVAAALAALPALPVYAADTQVNIDNFTFKPKDLTVKAGTAIVFLNRDDIPHSVVETNGAFHSKALDTDESFSYTFTKPGTYDYFCGLHPQMKGKIVVTP, encoded by the coding sequence ATGCTGAGTCTGAGCACAGGGCTGGCCAGCGGCGCTTGCCGCCTTTCCTGCACGTTGGCCGTCGCGGCGGCTCTCGCCGCTCTTCCAGCGTTGCCAGTTTACGCGGCGGACACCCAGGTCAACATCGATAATTTCACGTTCAAACCAAAAGATCTTACTGTGAAGGCCGGAACCGCGATCGTGTTCCTGAATCGCGACGACATTCCTCATTCGGTCGTCGAAACAAACGGTGCCTTCCATTCCAAGGCGCTCGATACGGACGAGAGCTTTTCGTACACCTTCACGAAGCCCGGCACTTACGATTATTTTTGCGGGTTGCATCCGCAAATGAAAGGCAAAATTGTCGTGACGCCTTGA
- a CDS encoding porin, which produces MRLLKGLLLGSAASLAVTILAPGARAADLPAAQAAPIEYVRVCDAYGAGFFYIPGTETCLRIGGLVLGEFRGFSPNYSIGGTGFYGNGAAPFHGAFAGVGVAPGFGFVPSVTQYSNARSRDATSFNALGRAELDARTQSPWGTLRAFIRIDSYYGSGGNSATGSLGSLGNTFNTTAGSSSQRESTIVNKAFIQFAGLTAGRAQSMFDFYADAYNYVGLRGSNATVALLSYTTTFGSGFSATLSAEDQASRRAAIGSTITGPANAAGTAVVPVTINGITATSFLGQPAGSRIPDIVGNFRYDQPWGSVQISAAAHQNNASLFGASALGTPAASPALPQTPAYAFPAVTSNNYGFAVQAGIQLNADFISPGDKFWLQAAYEQGAFGYIAGTNLGFNYGAVNQNRYAGSGFTPSDYSAGWNAQPNSDCVFASSTLGTFPGSVSCQQQTGWDITGAYKHYWIPTLASAVYGSYMAVNYSGDALAGFGGGVGISNIKEGRVGTNLVWTPLKGFDIGAEFMYVHVNQSRPVGLAPDVVLATVGLPTFQPNTNQYEGRIRVQRAF; this is translated from the coding sequence ATGAGACTTCTCAAGGGGCTTCTTTTGGGTTCGGCCGCGAGCTTGGCTGTGACCATTCTGGCGCCGGGCGCCCGCGCCGCCGATCTGCCGGCCGCCCAGGCCGCGCCCATCGAATATGTCCGCGTCTGCGACGCCTATGGCGCCGGCTTCTTCTACATCCCCGGCACCGAGACCTGTTTGCGGATCGGCGGCTTGGTGCTCGGCGAGTTCCGCGGCTTTAGCCCCAACTACAGCATCGGCGGCACCGGCTTCTATGGCAATGGCGCCGCGCCCTTCCATGGCGCCTTCGCCGGGGTCGGGGTTGCCCCCGGTTTTGGCTTCGTTCCCAGTGTCACCCAATATTCGAATGCCCGCTCGCGCGATGCGACGAGCTTCAATGCCCTCGGCCGCGCCGAACTCGACGCCAGGACGCAGTCGCCCTGGGGCACCTTGCGCGCCTTCATCCGGATCGATTCCTATTATGGCTCGGGCGGCAATTCCGCCACCGGCAGCCTGGGCTCGCTCGGCAATACCTTCAACACCACGGCGGGCTCCAGCTCGCAGCGCGAATCGACGATCGTCAACAAGGCGTTCATCCAATTCGCCGGCCTCACCGCCGGCCGCGCCCAATCGATGTTCGATTTCTATGCCGACGCCTACAACTATGTCGGTTTGCGCGGCTCCAACGCGACCGTCGCCCTGTTGTCCTATACGACGACCTTCGGCAGCGGCTTCTCGGCGACCCTGTCGGCCGAGGATCAGGCGTCGCGGCGCGCCGCCATCGGCAGCACGATCACCGGCCCGGCCAATGCCGCCGGCACCGCCGTCGTGCCGGTCACCATCAACGGCATCACCGCCACCTCCTTCCTGGGCCAGCCGGCGGGGTCGCGGATCCCGGACATCGTCGGCAACTTCCGCTACGATCAGCCCTGGGGCTCGGTGCAAATCTCGGCCGCCGCGCATCAGAACAACGCCAGCCTGTTCGGGGCGAGCGCGCTGGGCACGCCGGCGGCCTCGCCCGCCCTGCCACAGACGCCCGCCTATGCCTTCCCGGCCGTCACCAGCAACAATTACGGCTTCGCGGTCCAGGCCGGCATTCAGCTGAACGCCGACTTTATCTCCCCCGGCGACAAGTTCTGGCTGCAGGCGGCTTATGAGCAAGGCGCGTTCGGCTATATCGCGGGCACCAATCTTGGCTTCAACTATGGCGCGGTCAACCAGAACCGCTACGCCGGTTCGGGCTTCACGCCGTCGGATTACAGCGCCGGCTGGAACGCGCAGCCGAATTCGGATTGCGTCTTCGCCAGCAGCACGCTCGGCACTTTCCCCGGCAGCGTCTCCTGCCAGCAGCAGACGGGCTGGGACATCACCGGCGCCTACAAGCATTATTGGATTCCGACCTTGGCTTCGGCGGTCTATGGCTCTTACATGGCGGTGAATTATTCCGGCGACGCGCTGGCCGGGTTTGGCGGCGGGGTCGGCATTTCCAACATCAAGGAAGGCCGGGTCGGCACCAATCTCGTGTGGACGCCGCTCAAGGGCTTCGATATCGGCGCCGAGTTCATGTATGTGCATGTGAATCAGTCGCGGCCGGTTGGTCTCGCCCCGGACGTGGTGCTCGCCACGGTC
- a CDS encoding metallophosphoesterase has translation MSDGNTNNKIDRRGALECMIWAGTGIVWTLNGGVPKSSQLLGIGAAQAAQKKAAGFSFLQISDSHIGFNKPANPDPLGTLKEAIGKVSELPAKPAFMIHTGDITHLSKLGQFDDAEKTISEAKLDVHYVPGEHDLVDENNGKAYLERFGKNTQGSGWYSFDDGGVHFIGLVNVGNLKAGGMGSLGDEQIAWLADDIKGKPASTPIVVFAHIPLWTIAADWGWGTEDSARALELLKRFGSLTVLNGHIHQVMQKVEGNVTFHTARSTAFPQPAPGSAPSPGPMLVPADKLRTVLGITSVEVKHGKAALAITDTPLASA, from the coding sequence ATGTCAGACGGCAATACAAACAACAAAATCGACCGGCGCGGCGCCCTCGAATGTATGATCTGGGCTGGCACCGGCATCGTCTGGACGCTGAACGGCGGCGTGCCAAAATCATCGCAACTGCTGGGCATAGGCGCGGCGCAAGCAGCCCAAAAGAAGGCTGCCGGCTTCAGCTTCCTGCAGATTTCGGACAGTCATATCGGTTTCAACAAACCGGCCAATCCCGACCCGCTCGGAACCTTGAAGGAAGCCATCGGCAAAGTGAGCGAACTCCCCGCCAAACCCGCTTTCATGATCCACACCGGCGACATCACCCATTTGTCGAAACTGGGCCAATTCGACGATGCGGAAAAAACCATCAGTGAAGCCAAGCTCGATGTTCACTACGTGCCGGGCGAGCATGATCTCGTCGACGAGAACAATGGCAAGGCCTATCTCGAACGCTTCGGCAAGAACACGCAAGGCAGTGGCTGGTATTCCTTTGACGATGGCGGCGTGCACTTCATCGGGCTCGTCAATGTCGGAAATTTGAAAGCGGGCGGTATGGGCTCGCTCGGCGATGAACAAATCGCCTGGCTCGCAGACGATATCAAGGGCAAGCCAGCTTCGACGCCGATCGTCGTCTTTGCCCATATTCCACTGTGGACGATCGCGGCCGATTGGGGCTGGGGCACGGAGGATTCGGCCCGTGCGCTGGAGCTTCTCAAGCGATTCGGTTCGCTGACCGTGCTCAACGGCCATATTCATCAAGTGATGCAGAAAGTGGAGGGCAACGTCACTTTCCACACGGCAAGATCCACGGCCTTTCCCCAGCCCGCGCCAGGAAGCGCGCCCTCGCCCGGGCCGATGCTCGTGCCAGCCGACAAGCTGCGCACCGTGCTGGGCATCACAAGCGTCGAGGTCAAGCACGGAAAAGCCGCCCTCGCGATCACCGATACGCCCTTGGCCAGCGCATGA
- a CDS encoding F0F1 ATP synthase subunit epsilon → MAAFHFEIVSPEKLVFSGEVEAVVVPGTEGEFTVLKDHAPVISSMKPGIVVIDETAAKKTRLFVPGGFAEAGPAGLIILADQAIDLADLDPAKLDAGIGGVEEEITRATTDEGRRVAVEKRDQLLELKAQLGL, encoded by the coding sequence ATGGCGGCTTTTCACTTTGAAATCGTGTCTCCTGAAAAGCTCGTCTTTTCGGGAGAGGTGGAAGCCGTGGTGGTGCCCGGAACGGAGGGCGAGTTCACGGTCCTCAAGGACCACGCTCCCGTGATCTCCAGCATGAAACCGGGGATTGTCGTCATCGACGAAACGGCCGCCAAAAAAACCCGGCTTTTCGTGCCGGGCGGTTTCGCCGAGGCTGGCCCGGCGGGCCTTATCATCCTTGCCGACCAAGCGATCGACCTTGCCGACCTCGATCCGGCCAAACTCGATGCTGGAATTGGCGGTGTCGAGGAAGAAATCACCCGCGCGACGACGGACGAGGGGCGGCGGGTTGCGGTCGAAAAGCGTGACCAGCTGCTGGAGCTGAAAGCCCAACTCGGACTCTGA
- a CDS encoding ATP-binding cassette domain-containing protein, whose translation MAPPLLSLQDISLNLGGKPLLQGASLSVSAGERLCLVGRNGSGKSTLLNIAAGLIEPDSGRRFLQPGADVRYLPQEPDLSGHATTFAYVEAGLGPLDDRHSARTLLNELGLTGEEDPARLSGGEARRAALARVLAPEPDILLLDEPTNHLDLPAIEWLETALKVVRSALVIISHDRRFLQNLSRGTVWLDRGRTRVLGRGFAEFEAWRDAELEAEQKAEHKFDRKIAAEEDWLRYGVTARRKRNQKRLASLGSMRAEQRQRRAPQGVKFEASEADLSSKLVIEAKRLSKSFGDRVIVKDFAIRILRGDRLGLIGANGAGKTTLINLLTGVMPPDQGHVRLGANLLLAGMDQGRASLDPGTVLKDALTGGGSDFVEVNGERKHVIGYMKDFLFGPEQARTPIGRLSGGERGRLMLAKVLAQPSNVLVLDEPTNDLDLETLDLLQEMLADYKGTLLLVSHDRDFIDRLTTSVLVAEGGGSWIEYAGGYSDMVAQRGAGVSGVPVSPAPPVAKEKPKTTLARPLKQKPGLSFKDRHMLDSLPARIEELRVRKAKLQSLLEDPGLYARDPAKFTQASEAFANLESALAEAEENWLTLELLREGSDG comes from the coding sequence ATGGCACCGCCCCTTCTTTCGCTGCAAGATATTTCGCTGAACCTTGGCGGTAAGCCCCTGCTTCAAGGCGCCTCGCTTTCTGTGTCGGCGGGGGAACGTTTGTGCCTCGTCGGACGCAATGGTTCCGGCAAATCGACGCTCCTCAATATTGCGGCGGGGCTCATCGAGCCCGATAGCGGGAGGCGTTTTCTGCAGCCCGGCGCCGATGTGCGGTATTTGCCGCAGGAGCCCGATCTTTCCGGCCATGCCACCACATTCGCCTATGTCGAGGCGGGACTTGGCCCTTTGGATGATCGCCACAGCGCCCGGACGCTGTTGAACGAGTTGGGACTGACGGGAGAGGAAGATCCGGCGCGGCTCTCGGGTGGCGAAGCGCGGCGCGCCGCCCTGGCCCGCGTGCTCGCTCCGGAGCCGGATATTCTGCTCCTTGATGAGCCGACCAATCATCTCGATCTGCCGGCGATCGAATGGCTCGAAACGGCGTTGAAAGTGGTGCGCTCGGCGCTTGTCATCATCAGCCACGACCGCAGATTTTTGCAAAATCTTTCGCGCGGCACCGTGTGGCTCGATCGCGGCCGCACCCGGGTGCTCGGACGCGGGTTTGCTGAGTTCGAGGCTTGGCGCGATGCCGAGCTTGAAGCCGAGCAGAAGGCGGAACATAAGTTCGACCGCAAGATCGCGGCGGAGGAAGACTGGCTGCGCTATGGCGTCACCGCGCGGCGCAAGCGCAACCAAAAACGGCTCGCAAGCCTCGGGTCGATGCGGGCCGAGCAGCGGCAGCGCCGCGCCCCCCAGGGGGTCAAGTTCGAGGCCTCGGAAGCGGACCTGTCCAGCAAGCTCGTCATCGAAGCCAAGCGCCTTTCGAAGTCCTTTGGCGACCGGGTCATCGTCAAGGATTTCGCAATCCGCATTCTGCGGGGCGACCGTCTCGGTCTGATCGGCGCCAATGGGGCGGGCAAAACGACGCTGATCAATCTCTTGACCGGAGTCATGCCGCCAGACCAGGGTCATGTGCGGCTGGGCGCCAATCTCCTGCTTGCAGGGATGGACCAGGGACGGGCGAGCCTCGATCCGGGGACGGTGCTGAAGGACGCCCTGACCGGCGGCGGCAGCGATTTCGTCGAAGTCAATGGCGAGCGCAAGCATGTCATTGGATATATGAAGGATTTTCTGTTCGGGCCGGAGCAGGCGCGCACCCCGATCGGACGTCTTTCGGGCGGCGAACGTGGCAGGCTCATGCTGGCGAAGGTCTTGGCGCAGCCCTCCAATGTTCTCGTTCTCGACGAGCCAACCAACGACCTCGATCTTGAAACGCTCGACCTTTTGCAGGAAATGCTCGCCGATTACAAAGGCACCCTCCTGCTCGTCAGCCATGACCGGGATTTTATCGACCGCCTGACGACCTCGGTTCTGGTTGCCGAAGGAGGCGGAAGTTGGATCGAATATGCCGGGGGCTATTCCGACATGGTTGCCCAACGCGGCGCCGGAGTCAGCGGGGTGCCCGTTTCCCCGGCGCCCCCAGTGGCCAAGGAAAAGCCCAAAACAACACTGGCGCGGCCGCTGAAGCAAAAGCCTGGCCTCAGCTTCAAGGATCGGCACATGTTGGACTCCTTGCCGGCGCGCATTGAGGAATTGCGGGTTCGAAAGGCAAAGCTCCAGTCCCTGCTCGAGGATCCCGGACTTTACGCGCGCGATCCCGCCAAATTCACGCAGGCCTCGGAAGCCTTTGCAAATCTTGAGTCCGCTCTTGCCGAAGCAGAGGAAAATTGGCTTACCCTCGAGCTGCTCAGGGAGGGGAGTGACGGATGA